In Thunnus albacares chromosome 10, fThuAlb1.1, whole genome shotgun sequence, a single window of DNA contains:
- the yif1a gene encoding protein YIF1A produces MDLPHHGYRATKPRARAAPPGAESVLFDDTSSAAPAMNSQGYYTPGYNMGGPSNDMQGGIGVNNLFADPMANAAMMYGSSLANQGKDMVNKEIGRFMSVNKLKYFFAVDSRYVLKKLMILMFPYTHQDWEVRYHRDTPLTPRQDVNAPDLYIPTMAFITYILLAGMALGIQKRFSPEVLGLCASTALVWIIIEVLVMLLSLYLLTVHSDLSTFDLIAYSGYKYVGMIFTVLCGLLFGSDGYFVALAWCSCALMFFIVRSLKMKILPSLSSDSMATGSSAKPQFRLYITVVTAVFQPIIIYWLTSHLVR; encoded by the exons ATGGACCTGCCTCATCATGGATACCGAGCAA CTAAGCCGAGAGCTCGTGCAGCTCCCCCTGGTGCAGAATCTGTCCTGTTTGATGATACCAGCTCAGCAGCACCAGCAATGAACAGTCAGGGATACTACACTCCTGGGTACAATATGGGAGGGCCCTCAAATGACATGCAAGGAGGTATTGGGGTGAACAACCTGTTTGCTGACCCAATGGCCAACGCTGCCATGATGTACGGCTCGTCCTTAGCCAACCAAGGAAAGGATATGGTAAACAAAGAG ATTGGAAGATTCATGTCTGTGAACAAACTGAAATACTTCTTCGCCGTCGACAGCAGATATGTGTTGAAGAAACTTATGATCCTCATGTTCCCTTACACACATCAG GATTGGGAAGTTCGTTACCATCGGGATACTCCATTGACTCCAAGACAGGATGTGAATGCACCTGATCTTTACATACCAA CAATGGCTTTCATTACCTACATTTTACTTGCTGGAATGGCTCTTGGCATTCAAAAAAG gTTCAGTCCAGAGGTGCTTGGACTGTGTGCCAGCACTGCCCTCGTGTGGATCATCATCGAGGTTTTGGTGATGTTGTTGAGTTTGTACCTGCTGACCGTACACAGTGACCTCTCAACCTTTGATCTCATCGCCTATAGCGGATACAAATATGTTGG GATGATCTTCACAGTGCTGTGTGGCTTACTGTTTGGCAGTGACGGTTATTTTGTGGCTCTCGCCTGGTGTTCTTGTGCCCTCATGTTCTTCATT GTTCGTTCTCTGAAAATGAAGATCCTCCCTTCACTCTCATCAGACTCCATGGCAACTGGATCAAGTGCCAAACCCCAATTTCGCCTTTATATCACTGTGGTCACAGCTGTCTTCCAGCCAATCATTATATACTGGTTAACCTCTCACTTGGTCAGGTGA